Part of the Imperialibacter roseus genome, TGCTAACGTTCACTAAGGAGCGTGGGGATTAGTAAGTGATACCACTGCCCTCCGCAAATAGCCACGCTGATAAATAAAAATACACAAATTGGAGGGCACTGCAATCCCCACCGCAATTTCCTTGCATGTGAGACTCCATGACGTTATAGTTTGTTAGCAATATTCCTTCAGCTCTTCTAAGTCGATTCTGGGTCTCATCCCCTTGAAAATTTCATGTTTCAGGAATAGAGATTGATCATTTCCTTCGATTTCGTTCACTAACCAAATTATCAGCTTTTCATCATTTGAAAGTTGTGCCTTGATAAATTTAGGGTAATTAGAATAATCCAGCTCTGGATTATTACTAGAGGTGTTATCAAGGTATTCTAAAATTTGACTTAGGTGAGATACGTATTTGCTAAAATCCGAAATATGGCCAACGTAAAATCTATAAAATGCGAGTTTGTATAGAGATGTTTGGCTATTGTCTATTGAAAAGTTATCTAGCAATTGGAGCAAGTTTTTATTGATACCTTTATGCTTTGTGTTGAGGTATTCGAGGTACTTCGGCTTCAAGTCTTTGTCCGTACTGTTTCTGTATTTTGGTAGCTGTTCATACCAATTATCAGTGGCAAATAATGCGTATGCAAAGAATCTATTTCCACTATGTGTTTTGTGTTCTTCTTTTCGATCTGATCCTGATGTTCTGATTTTTCTTGAATCAACGGACATAGAGTTAAAAATATCATTTTGAACCTTTAGCAGATTGAAAAAGGTGTTATCAAATTTTTGAAGGTTAAATACTTGTCTCGTTTCTTCGAGTTCCTTTCTCTGAAGTTCAAATTCTTTAATCTGCTGCTGTAAGACTTGTTGATTTATTTTAAGGTCTTTCCTTTGCTCTGTAAGGGCTACATAAAATAGGATTACACCGGCAAGTGCCCATATAGACCCGACTATTCCGCCAATGAAGTCTCCAAACTGCCCAAACTTATCATTGTTAATTGGTGCAGAATATGAGAGTTGAAGGTCGTTCCAAAGGAATAGAAGTAGTCCAAGAGCAATTAGAACCACCCCAAGAAAAATGAGAACTACACTTGCTTTTTCACTTAGGAACTTTTTCATGAAGGGATTATTGCTAACGCCTCGGTAAGATGAGTGTGGGAGTTTTATGCAGCTCCGCTTCCACTACATCTTAACCACGCCGATGATAAAATTAACTTTTGTGGCGGACAATCCAAGCCAACTTCCCTATGTTAACCGGTGAAGCCCACATTCATTTTACCGTTGTGTTACCAGCTTTTTTCATCAAGCCTAGGAGTCGCTCCTCCTCCCGAGTCCATTCTAAGACATTCCGTGGATATTTGGAGTTTATGACATTAAATTCAGGTAACCAATACCAGTTATCAAACGGCTTTTGGTAGAGTTCCAATGACATTTCGTTTTTTAGCTTTTCTATTTGGCTGTAAACCAAATCAAGGTATTTGATATACCTCCCAAATGTGATTTGATTGTCCTTGTTAAATATAATGACATTGTCGGGAGAGTACTTTTTTGTGAATTTATAAACAATCTCGGCTAGCCTGTCGTCTG contains:
- a CDS encoding putative phage abortive infection protein codes for the protein MKKFLSEKASVVLIFLGVVLIALGLLLFLWNDLQLSYSAPINNDKFGQFGDFIGGIVGSIWALAGVILFYVALTEQRKDLKINQQVLQQQIKEFELQRKELEETRQVFNLQKFDNTFFNLLKVQNDIFNSMSVDSRKIRTSGSDRKEEHKTHSGNRFFAYALFATDNWYEQLPKYRNSTDKDLKPKYLEYLNTKHKGINKNLLQLLDNFSIDNSQTSLYKLAFYRFYVGHISDFSKYVSHLSQILEYLDNTSSNNPELDYSNYPKFIKAQLSNDEKLIIWLVNEIEGNDQSLFLKHEIFKGMRPRIDLEELKEYC